One genomic segment of Flavobacteriaceae bacterium includes these proteins:
- a CDS encoding triose-phosphate isomerase: MGKNIVAGNWKMNNNVTETSALIEDLKMAIRDFDTNTRVIISPSFVNLNLARENTKNTVIEVAAQNMHQAKNGAYTGEVSANMLTNIGIKSVILGHSERRTYFKEDDMLLTQKVKAALENHLEVIFCFGEHLEDRKSGNHFSVVESQLKNTVFHLDANAWKNIVLAYEPVWAIGTGETASPEQAQEMHAFIRGLLKEAYTNEVAENVSILYGGSVKPANAVEIFSKEDVDGGLIGGASLNAGDFTAIIKAI; encoded by the coding sequence ATGGGAAAAAATATTGTTGCCGGAAATTGGAAAATGAATAACAATGTGACGGAAACATCAGCATTGATTGAGGATTTAAAAATGGCTATTCGGGATTTTGATACAAATACCAGAGTCATTATATCACCTTCTTTTGTAAATCTGAATTTAGCAAGAGAGAATACAAAAAACACTGTGATTGAAGTCGCCGCACAAAATATGCACCAGGCTAAGAATGGAGCTTATACTGGTGAAGTTTCTGCAAATATGCTAACCAATATCGGCATAAAATCCGTGATATTAGGGCATTCGGAAAGAAGAACTTATTTTAAGGAGGATGATATGTTGTTAACCCAAAAGGTAAAAGCAGCTTTAGAAAATCATTTAGAGGTTATTTTTTGTTTTGGAGAACATTTGGAAGATAGAAAGTCTGGTAACCATTTTTCGGTTGTAGAAAGTCAATTAAAAAATACGGTATTCCATTTAGATGCAAATGCGTGGAAAAATATAGTATTGGCATACGAGCCTGTTTGGGCAATTGGGACAGGAGAAACCGCAAGCCCGGAGCAGGCACAGGAAATGCATGCTTTTATCAGAGGTTTACTCAAAGAAGCTTATACAAATGAAGTAGCAGAAAACGTTTCTATTCTATATGGAGGGAGTGTCAAACCTGCAAATGCTGTGGAAATTTTTTCTAAAGAAGATGTGGACGGAGGACTAATTGGAGGCGCATCTTTGAATGCCGGCGACTTCACAGCCATCATAAAAGCAATATAG
- a CDS encoding ATP-dependent Clp protease adaptor ClpS gives MSTKEKIEEDIDVLEKEVHQHEIILYNDDVNTFDFVIGSLIDVCEHTMKQAEQCTWLVHYKGKCTVKTGEYKDLKPRCSKLLSLGLSAELV, from the coding sequence ATGAGCACTAAAGAAAAGATAGAGGAAGATATTGATGTATTAGAAAAAGAAGTGCATCAACATGAAATTATTCTGTATAATGATGACGTAAATACTTTTGATTTCGTTATTGGTTCTTTAATCGATGTTTGTGAACATACAATGAAGCAAGCAGAACAATGTACCTGGTTGGTACATTATAAAGGAAAATGTACTGTAAAAACAGGTGAATATAAAGATTTAAAACCACGTTGCTCAAAGCTATTGAGTTTAGGTTTATCCGCTGAATTGGTGTAA
- a CDS encoding helix-turn-helix domain-containing protein produces the protein MHFFFDEIKQLIKEQKLFLDPDFSLKDLVEKLNSTTKKISQTINYFSGSNFYTLINYYRVAHFKKLLLENKKIEMNIDELIKDCGFKSKSTFYSHFKKDEGCTLSEYMENITR, from the coding sequence ATACATTTTTTTTTTGATGAAATAAAACAACTGATAAAAGAGCAAAAACTATTTCTTGATCCTGATTTTTCATTAAAGGATCTGGTAGAAAAACTCAATTCTACAACTAAAAAAATTTCACAAACCATTAATTATTTTTCAGGATCTAATTTTTACACGTTGATCAATTATTATAGGGTAGCACATTTTAAAAAATTACTTTTGGAAAATAAAAAAATCGAAATGAACATTGATGAACTGATCAAAGATTGCGGGTTCAAATCAAAATCTACTTTTTACAGCCATTTCAAAAAAGATGAAGGCTGTACCCTATCCGAATACATGGAGAATATCACCCGGTAA
- a CDS encoding cation:dicarboxylase symporter family transporter yields MKKLALHWKILIGMILGVIFGIIMLQVSSGEKFVADWIKPLGDIFVRMLKLIAVPLILASLIKGISDLKNISKFKRMGLRTIGIYIVTTVIAISIGLIMVNALTPGKGISQETVVKLKEKYATNKKIQERMAEAGDQKQSGPLQFVVDMVPDNVFKAMSENKSMLQVIFFTILLGISLLLIPEEKAKPLKNIFDSLNDVVLKIVDLIMLLAPYAVFALLATVVVTAEDPDILFALLKYAGVVVAGLLLMVVFYAVLVSIYAKKSPFWFLTQIAPAQLLAFSTSSSAATLPVTMERVEEHIGVDKEVSSFVLPVGATINMDGTSLYQAVAAVFILQVLWPEGMVFSNQLTIVLTALLASIGSAAVPGAGMVMLVIVLDSIGFPADLLPIGLALIFAVDRPLDMCRTVINVTGDATVSMVVAKSFDKLHDPQPKEWDDNYDKVK; encoded by the coding sequence ATGAAGAAATTAGCATTGCACTGGAAGATACTGATCGGGATGATTTTAGGAGTCATCTTTGGAATTATTATGTTGCAGGTAAGTTCGGGAGAAAAATTTGTAGCAGATTGGATTAAGCCTTTGGGCGATATTTTTGTAAGAATGTTAAAGCTGATTGCCGTACCTCTTATTTTAGCATCACTGATAAAAGGAATTTCAGACTTAAAAAATATTTCCAAGTTTAAAAGAATGGGGCTCCGCACTATTGGAATCTATATTGTTACTACGGTGATTGCAATTTCCATAGGATTAATAATGGTAAACGCGCTTACACCGGGCAAAGGAATTTCACAGGAAACAGTTGTTAAATTAAAAGAAAAATATGCCACCAATAAAAAAATTCAGGAGCGAATGGCTGAGGCCGGAGATCAGAAACAAAGCGGCCCTTTACAATTTGTTGTAGATATGGTACCGGATAATGTGTTTAAGGCAATGAGTGAAAACAAATCTATGTTGCAGGTAATTTTCTTTACTATACTGTTGGGGATTAGTTTATTACTCATCCCGGAAGAAAAAGCAAAACCGCTAAAAAATATTTTTGACTCACTCAATGATGTCGTCTTAAAAATTGTGGATCTTATTATGTTATTGGCCCCGTATGCTGTTTTTGCACTCCTTGCTACGGTTGTAGTGACTGCGGAAGATCCGGATATTCTGTTTGCGTTATTAAAATATGCGGGAGTGGTGGTAGCCGGCTTACTATTAATGGTTGTATTTTATGCCGTTTTAGTTAGTATATATGCAAAAAAATCGCCATTTTGGTTTTTAACACAAATAGCACCGGCACAGTTATTGGCATTTTCTACAAGTTCCAGTGCAGCTACTTTACCGGTAACTATGGAACGGGTGGAAGAACATATTGGAGTAGACAAAGAAGTATCCAGTTTTGTACTTCCGGTAGGCGCAACTATTAATATGGATGGAACCAGTTTGTACCAGGCAGTTGCCGCAGTATTTATTTTACAGGTTTTATGGCCGGAAGGAATGGTATTTAGCAATCAATTAACTATTGTTTTAACAGCCTTATTAGCATCTATAGGCTCTGCTGCCGTTCCCGGAGCGGGTATGGTGATGTTGGTTATTGTACTGGATAGTATTGGTTTTCCCGCAGATTTATTGCCCATAGGATTGGCATTGATCTTTGCAGTGGACAGGCCTTTGGACATGTGTAGAACAGTAATTAATGTTACAGGAGATGCTACGGTTTCTATGGTCGTGGCAAAATCATTCGATAAATTGCACGATCCGCAACCCAAAGAATGGGATGATAATTATGATAAAGTAAAATAA